In Cupriavidus taiwanensis, the following proteins share a genomic window:
- a CDS encoding CvpA family protein, whose product MQPTFFDYAVVFILLASGLLGVLRGLVREVLSLIGWVVAFWVAFRYGAVAAGWMPESLPGGELARHALGFVVLLIGTVLGASLAGMVVGQLLESTGLKPADRGLGLVFGLLRGVLLVMVMVTLASLTKLPEEPFWRDAVSRPYVMQAMESIKPWLPPELAKYVKT is encoded by the coding sequence ATGCAGCCGACTTTCTTCGACTACGCCGTGGTCTTCATCCTGCTGGCCTCGGGCCTGCTCGGCGTGCTGCGCGGGCTGGTGCGCGAGGTGCTGTCGCTGATCGGCTGGGTGGTGGCGTTCTGGGTGGCGTTCCGCTACGGTGCGGTGGCCGCGGGCTGGATGCCCGAGTCCCTGCCGGGCGGCGAGCTGGCCCGCCACGCGCTTGGCTTCGTGGTGCTGCTGATCGGCACCGTGCTGGGGGCGTCGCTGGCCGGCATGGTGGTCGGGCAGTTGCTCGAGAGCACCGGCCTCAAGCCCGCCGACCGCGGCCTGGGACTGGTGTTCGGCCTGCTGCGCGGCGTGCTGCTGGTGATGGTGATGGTGACGCTGGCCAGCCTGACGAAATTGCCGGAAGAACCGTTCTGGCGCGATGCGGTGAGCCGCCCGTATGTGATGCAGGCCATGGAATCGATCAAGCCATGGCTGCCGCCGGAGCTGGCGAAGTACGTGAAGACATAA
- a CDS encoding SPOR domain-containing protein has translation MGLLSLFSSRKGNDPAPERARRQRADTGAGIASSRRLADEYADDTLDPEFPQKQRARRRLIGAVVLMVAAVIVLPIVFETKPRPVSDDVSVKVANGVTSSQKPRVEPRKADPLPPAPAAPASRNDAALDAGEEIVNAPKPAAAAADKPAQRTEAKAEAKPETRAEAKTGSGKYLILIGAFSSEERAKGWLAKLKASKVPAYVEKKVLADGERILLRAGPFNDRDAADAADKRVRAVGLTSKVVEQ, from the coding sequence ATGGGCCTGCTTTCGCTGTTTTCCTCCCGCAAGGGCAACGACCCGGCACCCGAGCGTGCCCGGCGCCAGCGCGCCGATACGGGTGCGGGCATCGCCTCGTCGCGCCGCCTCGCCGACGAGTATGCCGACGACACGCTGGACCCTGAATTCCCGCAGAAGCAGCGCGCGCGCCGCCGGCTGATCGGCGCCGTGGTGTTGATGGTGGCCGCCGTGATCGTGCTGCCGATCGTATTCGAGACCAAGCCGCGGCCGGTGTCCGACGATGTCTCGGTCAAGGTCGCCAATGGCGTCACCAGCTCGCAGAAGCCGCGCGTCGAGCCGCGCAAGGCCGATCCGCTGCCGCCCGCGCCGGCCGCGCCGGCGTCGCGCAACGATGCGGCACTCGATGCCGGCGAGGAAATCGTCAACGCGCCGAAGCCCGCCGCGGCTGCTGCCGACAAGCCCGCGCAGCGGACCGAAGCCAAGGCCGAGGCGAAGCCTGAAACCCGGGCCGAAGCCAAGACCGGCAGCGGCAAGTACCTGATCCTGATCGGCGCGTTTTCTTCAGAAGAGCGCGCCAAGGGCTGGCTGGCCAAGCTCAAGGCGAGCAAGGTGCCGGCCTATGTCGAAAAGAAAGTGCTGGCCGATGGCGAGCGCATCCTGCTGCGCGCCGGTCCCTTCAACGACCGCGACGCCGCCGATGCCGCCGACAAGCGCGTGCGCGCCGTGGGGCTGACCTCGAAGGTCGTGGAACAGTAA
- the folC gene encoding bifunctional tetrahydrofolate synthase/dihydrofolate synthase gives MPVFHTLPEWLAHLETAHPVGIDMGLTRITRVKEALGLRIDATVFTVGGTNGKGSTCAMLERILLEAGYKVGCHTSPHLISFNERARLNGEIATDAQLLPHFEAVERARNSFADPVSLTYFEFTTLAIIHFFAASGLDAIILEVGLGGRLDATNVIDTDCAIITSVDIDHTQYLGNTREEIGFEKAGIFRPGVPAICGDPVPPKSLVAHAEAVGAELWLVGRDYHFQAAKGQERQQWDWSGGGRKLNGLGYPALRGANQLLNASAALAALQALRERLPVSAQEVRNGLAFVELPGRFQVLPGRPAVILDVAHNPHAAATLGQNLENMGFFRYTYAVFGAMQDKDIAGVLQHVADKVDHWCLCDLPTERAASAADLLGKLEAGGFRAGPDATASCFSSPEAAFRDAIERATENDRILVFGSFYTVAGVMAYRATQAN, from the coding sequence ATGCCTGTCTTCCACACGCTCCCCGAATGGCTCGCCCATCTCGAAACCGCCCATCCCGTGGGCATCGACATGGGCCTGACGCGCATCACGCGCGTGAAGGAGGCCCTCGGGCTGCGCATCGACGCCACCGTCTTCACCGTGGGCGGCACCAATGGCAAGGGCTCGACCTGCGCCATGCTCGAGCGCATCCTGCTGGAAGCCGGCTACAAGGTAGGCTGCCATACCTCGCCGCACCTGATCTCGTTCAACGAGCGCGCGCGCCTCAATGGCGAGATCGCGACCGACGCGCAACTGCTGCCGCACTTCGAGGCGGTCGAGCGCGCGCGCAACAGCTTTGCCGACCCGGTCAGCCTGACCTACTTCGAATTCACCACGCTGGCGATCATCCATTTCTTCGCGGCTTCCGGCCTGGACGCGATCATCCTCGAGGTCGGGCTGGGCGGCCGCCTCGATGCGACCAATGTGATCGATACCGACTGCGCCATCATCACCAGCGTCGACATCGACCATACCCAGTACCTGGGCAATACCCGCGAGGAAATCGGCTTCGAGAAGGCCGGCATCTTCCGTCCGGGCGTGCCGGCGATCTGCGGCGACCCGGTGCCGCCCAAGTCGCTGGTGGCGCACGCCGAAGCGGTCGGCGCCGAATTGTGGCTGGTGGGGCGCGACTACCATTTCCAGGCCGCCAAGGGCCAGGAGCGCCAGCAATGGGACTGGAGCGGCGGCGGGCGCAAGCTCAACGGCCTGGGCTATCCGGCGCTGCGCGGCGCCAACCAGCTGCTGAATGCATCCGCCGCGCTGGCGGCGCTGCAGGCGCTGCGCGAGCGCCTGCCGGTGAGCGCGCAGGAAGTGCGCAACGGCCTGGCCTTCGTCGAACTGCCGGGCCGGTTCCAGGTGCTGCCGGGCCGCCCGGCCGTGATCCTGGACGTGGCGCACAATCCGCATGCGGCGGCAACGCTGGGTCAGAACCTCGAGAACATGGGCTTCTTCCGCTACACCTACGCCGTGTTCGGCGCGATGCAGGACAAGGATATTGCCGGCGTGCTCCAGCACGTGGCCGACAAGGTCGACCACTGGTGCCTGTGCGACCTGCCGACCGAACGCGCGGCCAGCGCCGCGGACCTGCTCGGCAAGCTGGAAGCAGGGGGCTTCCGCGCCGGCCCGGATGCCACCGCGTCCTGCTTTTCCAGCCCCGAGGCGGCATTCCGCGACGCCATCGAGCGCGCCACCGAGAATGATAGAATTCTGGTCTTCGGATCGTTCTATACCGTCGCCGGCGTGATGGCCTACCGTGCCACGCAGGCAAACTGA
- the accD gene encoding acetyl-CoA carboxylase, carboxyltransferase subunit beta has protein sequence MSWLDKLLPPKIQQTDPSTRKGIPEGLWVKCPSCESTLYRTDVEANLHVCPKCDHHMRISARARLDALLDAEGRYEIGQEIVPVDALKFKDSKKYPDRIKAAMDETGETDAMVVMGGAIHTIPVVASCFEFEFMGGSMGSVVGERFVRGAQAALEQKVPFICFTATGGARMQESLLSLLQMAKTTAMLNQLSAAKLPFISVLTDPTMGGVSASFAFLGDVVIAEPKALIGFAGPRVIEQTVREKLPEGFQRSEFLLTKGAVDMIVDRRKMRAELAQLLALLQKQPADAVA, from the coding sequence ATGAGCTGGTTGGATAAACTCCTGCCCCCCAAGATTCAACAGACCGACCCCAGCACCCGCAAGGGCATCCCCGAGGGGTTGTGGGTCAAGTGCCCGTCGTGCGAGTCCACCCTGTACCGGACCGACGTCGAGGCCAACCTGCACGTCTGCCCCAAGTGCGACCACCATATGCGCATCAGCGCGCGCGCGCGCCTGGACGCGCTGCTCGACGCCGAAGGCCGCTATGAGATCGGCCAGGAGATCGTGCCGGTCGACGCGCTCAAGTTCAAGGATTCCAAGAAGTACCCCGACCGCATCAAGGCCGCCATGGACGAGACTGGCGAGACCGATGCCATGGTGGTGATGGGCGGTGCCATCCACACCATCCCGGTGGTGGCGAGCTGCTTCGAGTTCGAGTTCATGGGCGGCTCGATGGGCTCGGTGGTGGGCGAGCGCTTCGTGCGCGGCGCGCAGGCCGCGCTCGAGCAGAAGGTGCCGTTCATCTGCTTTACCGCCACCGGCGGCGCGCGCATGCAGGAAAGCCTGCTGTCGCTGCTGCAGATGGCCAAGACCACGGCGATGCTGAACCAGCTGAGCGCGGCCAAGCTGCCGTTCATCAGCGTGCTGACCGACCCGACCATGGGCGGCGTGTCGGCCTCGTTCGCCTTCCTGGGCGACGTGGTGATCGCCGAGCCCAAGGCGCTGATCGGCTTCGCCGGCCCGCGCGTGATCGAGCAGACCGTGCGCGAGAAGCTGCCGGAAGGCTTCCAGCGCTCGGAGTTCCTGCTGACCAAGGGCGCCGTCGACATGATCGTCGACCGCCGCAAGATGCGCGCCGAACTGGCCCAGTTGCTGGCGCTGCTGCAGAAGCAGCCGGCCGACGCGGTGGCATAA
- the trpA gene encoding tryptophan synthase subunit alpha, with product MSRIQKTFAALAAQQKKGLIPFITAGDPEPGLTVALMHALVAGGADVIELGVPFSDPMADGPVIQRASERALAQGVSLTQVLQWVREFRQTNAETPVVLMGYANPIERMGEEAFAKGASAAGVDGVLVVDYPPEECESFAGLMRDHGMDPIFLLAPTSTDARIEAVAKVASGYLYYVSLKGVTGSASIDLDSVASRLPLIKQHANLPVGVGFGIRDAQTARAIGSVADAVVIGSRLVQLLEDTPRERAVAALQAFIAEIRQALDAK from the coding sequence ATGTCCCGTATCCAGAAGACGTTCGCGGCGCTGGCCGCGCAGCAGAAGAAGGGCCTGATTCCGTTCATCACCGCCGGCGATCCGGAGCCCGGCCTGACCGTGGCGCTGATGCACGCGCTGGTGGCGGGCGGCGCCGATGTGATCGAGCTGGGCGTGCCCTTCTCCGACCCGATGGCCGACGGCCCGGTGATCCAGCGCGCCTCCGAGCGCGCGCTGGCGCAGGGCGTGTCGCTCACGCAGGTGCTGCAGTGGGTGCGCGAGTTCCGCCAGACCAATGCCGAGACCCCGGTGGTGCTGATGGGCTACGCCAACCCGATCGAGCGCATGGGCGAAGAGGCCTTTGCCAAGGGCGCGAGCGCGGCCGGCGTCGATGGCGTGCTGGTGGTCGACTATCCGCCCGAGGAATGCGAGTCGTTCGCCGGACTGATGCGCGACCACGGCATGGACCCGATCTTCCTGCTGGCACCCACTTCCACCGATGCACGCATCGAGGCCGTGGCCAAGGTCGCCAGTGGTTATCTTTACTATGTCTCGCTCAAGGGCGTGACCGGTTCCGCATCGATCGACCTGGACAGCGTGGCCTCGCGCCTGCCGCTGATCAAGCAGCATGCCAACCTGCCGGTAGGAGTGGGCTTCGGCATCCGCGACGCGCAGACCGCGCGCGCGATCGGCAGCGTGGCCGATGCGGTGGTGATCGGCAGCCGGCTGGTGCAGTTGCTGGAGGATACGCCGCGCGAGCGGGCGGTGGCCGCGCTGCAGGCGTTTATCGCGGAGATCCGCCAGGCGCTGGACGCCAAGTGA